Within the Chryseobacterium geocarposphaerae genome, the region CACGGAAAAGGAAAGTCCTTTTTCATTTTAATATTATAATACGTAACATGATACTCGTCTTTTTTGTCTTCGAAAGGACGGGCTATGTTCTTTACAATATCTTCGAGCTGACCTGTCTGAGTATAATATAGTACAAGAATATTCTTCTTCATGTGTTTTGTTATTATTTACAAAAATATGTTTTTCAGTGGTATATTATGTATGTCTATATATTTTTATTGATGCTGAACCGAATTCCAAGGTATAATTTTCATGTTCTAAAGAAAAATTTTCTTCGCAAATAAATATAATTTTCTTAGGAAGTTCTTTTAAATGCCCAAGATCAAAAGAATCAGCAGAGATCAGAACCGTATCAATTTCTTTGTTAATTTCTGAGAAATTGTTGATGTACTTGATTTTTCTCTGCTTTACTATATAGCTATGTCTTGCAACTTCGCGTTTTTCCGGATCAACAATAAAACCGAATATCCTTCTGCTTGCCTGTTGGAGTGTCAGTAAAATATCTTTTTGACCGTAATCATTGGCAATGTGCAGAATATTTCCGTCTTTTGGAAGGTGTTTGTTCAGTTCAAAGTATACCGATTTGTTTTTATTAAAATCGTCCTTTATTTCTTTTACAACTTCAGTATCCTTATATAAAAAGCTTAGAAATAGTTTCTTTTTAAAATAGTTTTCATCTTCCAGTTCATTTCTGAGTTTTGAAAACTCCTCTCTGAAATAAGCATTTATCTTTTTTGTCCTTTCCGAATATGTTTTTCCGAAATTAAGGTCATCTTTATGAATTCGCTCACCGATTTTTACGGTAATAGCTCCGTCGTAGATAATGAAATCTCCTTTTGGTAATACCTCGGAATTTCCATGAATGTAGACAGGAACAACATCTAACCCAAATTCTTCTGCAATATAAAATGCTCCTTTATGAAATCTTTTTACATCATTGGTGTAAGAACGCTCTGCTTCCGGGAATACAACTAAAGAATAGCCGTGTGCTACTTTTTCTTTCAGCTGGTTCATACCGTTTTCGATGCCTTGAGAAACAGGATAGAATCCGAGAGCTCTTACCATCCTTCCAAAAATTGGAGAGTTATACACCCAGTCATTGACTAAGTAAATAATTTTATGGTTAGCCATTGCCAAAGCAAGGGTGTCAAGAAAAGAGGTGTGATTGGCTATGATGACGGCGGGTTTGCTGAAATCTTCATTTGGGTTTCTGATCAGTCTCTTTTTTACAAACGGATTCGTATGTAAAACGGAAACTAAAAATTTAGCCATGATCAATTTGATGAGCTCTAACGTTTTTCCTTTAGAATTTTTTGCAAAAATGCTTCCGAATGCAGAGAAAATTAGTCCCCCCAATCCGTAATATAAAAAGGAGAGAACAGAATTGACGAATAATCTGAAAGTAATCGGTGAAAGTCCTTTTTTGGCTCTGTTTGTAATCAATAACCTAAACCAGAACGGATATAATGTTGAGGTAATAATAATTACAGAAAACATCCCAATTAATGCTACCAAAGCTAAAGAGTGTAATGCAGGATGTTTGGCAAAAATCAAAGAACCGATAGAAAGTACTGTGGTGAAAACGGCTAAGATAATAGAAGTTCTGTACGTCGGAAGTTCATTTTTCCCGGTGGTATGCTCTTTCTGCATGGCCTGAGTAAGGAAAATGCTGAAATCATCTCCTACTCCGAAAACCAGAGTACAAACAACGGTACTGAAAATATTAAGTTCTAATCCTAAAAAGTAAAGAATTCCTGCGGTGACAACTCCTGTCAAAACAATGGGAAACATTGTGAGGAGTGTCAATTCAAAATTTCGGAAGAAAACAATGATGGTTAAAATGATGGCTAACAAAGAATAATTGATCAGGGTATTAAAATCTCTTTTCAATAACCCTAAAAAGTTTTCATTCATCTGTTGGCGGTCGATTGCTAACGCATCATGATTTTTTTCAACATCTTTGATGAAAGCATCTCTTTTTTTATCATCTACCTTTACAACATTTGAAACGGTGTAAAAGCCGTTTTCGTTACTTAAAAACTCAGAAATCTGTAGAGCTTTTACTTTTTCGTAGTCTTTTAAGGTTAGAGGAATATAGTTTTTGTTTAAATTCTCATTGAACTGATCAAATGCCGAACTGTTGAATCCAAATTGATTTCCGTTTTTTATTAATTCGGAAATCGTCTGGTTTTTCTTTTGAGTATTCCAGAACCTTTTCCACTCCTCAATCTTTCGTTGCTGATCTTTTTCCGATAAAACAACATTTCCCAGTGAATTATAGCTTAAAATTTTTCCCTCTTTCTTTTCTTTTTCTAAAAATTGACTCAGTTGAGAGTTTCTGGCTAAAGCTTCATTTTCCGAATTTCCGTAAGAAATTGTATAAATGGATTTTGAAGTAATATCTGAAAGTTTCTGAAGTTTTGCTTCACTTATTTTTAAATCTTTCGGAATATAATTTAAGTCTCCGATATCTTCATTAAAGCCAACATGCCTGAAACCGAAAAGACAGATTAAAATAATCGCGGAGCAGCCGATAATCAAAGGTTTGTTTTTTTCATAAGGATAAGAACCTATTTTATCGATGAAATTTGAGTTAACCGCTTTTTCTTTTGTCTTCGGCTTGTATAATTGAGGGACAATGATCAGCGCCGTAATGGATGATAAAATAACTGTGATGGCAGCAAAAAGGCCCAAATCCTTTAAAGCTTCTGAGCGTACAAAAACGAGACACAGAAACGAAACTGCTGTCGTGGCGCTACTTAAAATAATAGGCTGTGTAATTTCTTTGTATAGCTCTTCAATATTGTTATTGTGCTTATAGTGTGTTAAAATATGAAGTGCATAATCGATGGTGATTCCTATCAATATGGCTCCAACACTTAAAGAAATAGCTGAGATTTTATCTTTAATAAAGTATAAAATCAGTAATGCGAGTAAAACAGAGAAAACGGTGGGCAGGAAAACAATGATTGGCGTAAATACATTTCTGAAGTAATAAATCAGCAAAAGTAAAAGTACCGTCATAGAAATAATGACTGTATTCTGAATGTCTTTTTTGATTTGCTGGGCATTGGCAACGGCAATAACCGGTGATCCGAAATAACTGATTTCCGTTTTTCCTTTGAATTGTTTGTTGAGGTTATCTTTTATTTCATTCAGTTGATTAATAAACGCTTCATTATTTTTGGTGTCATTGCTTTTATTTTTCGGATCGATGAAAAGAAGAAGGTTTTTTCCGTCTTTGGTAATGATGTAATTATCTTCAAGCTTAAAATCTTTACTGATATTAAGGGCGTTCAGTTTTTTGATCCCTAAAAAAGTAATCCCTAGCGGATCTTTTTTAATGAAGTCTTTGGTGACAAGGCTTGTTGGGGAAACAAGAGAAATATAATTGTTTTCAACCTGTTTTGCTATACTGTCTTTTTGAAGCTTTCTTTCAATTTCTTTATAATCGTTTTCGTTTAAGAATAAGGGAAGGTTCTGATTCACAAAATCAAAGGTTTCCGAAATCTCATTGTCGTTCACTTTTCCCTGGACCGAACCAATGTATTTTTGCAAAGGCTCAATTTTAGTTAAAAAAGAATCGGCAGTCTCCGAAAGCTGAAATTGATCTTCTTTGGACTTATTTTCAATAATGACAATGATTTTATCTGAAAAATTAAGTTGTTGAAGAACTTTTGCAGTAAGATCTGATTTTTCATTTTTAGGAATTATCTGGTTGATATCTTCTTCAAAATTGATTTTTGAAGCGAAAAAAACGCATAAAGCAGCTATTCCTGCTGCAACAACTACAGAAAGAATCTTATTTTTTGATATGAGATAATATAAAAATATGAAGAAACGATGCATTACATTATAAAATCAAGTTTGCAAATTTAAATTTTTAAGAGGGAGTTCAAAATTTTTATAAAGAAAGTTTGATTTGAAAATCAATAAAATATTTATAGCCCGAATGAAAAAAACTTATACTTTTGCAAATAATGTCTTTGCAGAGAGACTTTGAAACAAAATCATTCTAATTCGAGGAACTGTTTTGTATGCATAAACTGTTTGATGAAAAAATAAATGACTTTTTATTTGTCATAATTTTCCCGTTCCTTCTTTTATTCATGGCATATTATGGCTTTGAATCTTCTTATGTGAATATGAAGATGTGGGAGAAAGCGCCGGATTTTATGTTCTCTTCAGTGTATGCTTATCGTGTTATCCCTAATTACTTAAGTATTCATGCGTCCGAAATTTTTACTGAATTGGTAAACGGATTTCCGGGGCTGAAATTTTTTCTTCTCAAACATGGAAGCTTGTTTTATCATAGCGTTTTTGTTGTAAACAGCTTATTTTTTGTTTTGTCCTCTGTGCTTTTATCTTTTATTTTTAAATTTAATCCTTCTGTTTTTTTTCAGGATATCAGAATAAAAAGGATTGCACATTTGCTGGCTGTTTTTTTTATTGTAATCACGCAGTATGTGCCGACAAATTGTGATATCATAGCGATTTTCTTTTATCTTCTCGGAATTTTATTGAGTTTAAAATACTTTAAACA harbors:
- a CDS encoding MMPL family transporter, translating into MHRFFIFLYYLISKNKILSVVVAAGIAALCVFFASKINFEEDINQIIPKNEKSDLTAKVLQQLNFSDKIIVIIENKSKEDQFQLSETADSFLTKIEPLQKYIGSVQGKVNDNEISETFDFVNQNLPLFLNENDYKEIERKLQKDSIAKQVENNYISLVSPTSLVTKDFIKKDPLGITFLGIKKLNALNISKDFKLEDNYIITKDGKNLLLFIDPKNKSNDTKNNEAFINQLNEIKDNLNKQFKGKTEISYFGSPVIAVANAQQIKKDIQNTVIISMTVLLLLLIYYFRNVFTPIIVFLPTVFSVLLALLILYFIKDKISAISLSVGAILIGITIDYALHILTHYKHNNNIEELYKEITQPIILSSATTAVSFLCLVFVRSEALKDLGLFAAITVILSSITALIIVPQLYKPKTKEKAVNSNFIDKIGSYPYEKNKPLIIGCSAIILICLFGFRHVGFNEDIGDLNYIPKDLKISEAKLQKLSDITSKSIYTISYGNSENEALARNSQLSQFLEKEKKEGKILSYNSLGNVVLSEKDQQRKIEEWKRFWNTQKKNQTISELIKNGNQFGFNSSAFDQFNENLNKNYIPLTLKDYEKVKALQISEFLSNENGFYTVSNVVKVDDKKRDAFIKDVEKNHDALAIDRQQMNENFLGLLKRDFNTLINYSLLAIILTIIVFFRNFELTLLTMFPIVLTGVVTAGILYFLGLELNIFSTVVCTLVFGVGDDFSIFLTQAMQKEHTTGKNELPTYRTSIILAVFTTVLSIGSLIFAKHPALHSLALVALIGMFSVIIITSTLYPFWFRLLITNRAKKGLSPITFRLFVNSVLSFLYYGLGGLIFSAFGSIFAKNSKGKTLELIKLIMAKFLVSVLHTNPFVKKRLIRNPNEDFSKPAVIIANHTSFLDTLALAMANHKIIYLVNDWVYNSPIFGRMVRALGFYPVSQGIENGMNQLKEKVAHGYSLVVFPEAERSYTNDVKRFHKGAFYIAEEFGLDVVPVYIHGNSEVLPKGDFIIYDGAITVKIGERIHKDDLNFGKTYSERTKKINAYFREEFSKLRNELEDENYFKKKLFLSFLYKDTEVVKEIKDDFNKNKSVYFELNKHLPKDGNILHIANDYGQKDILLTLQQASRRIFGFIVDPEKREVARHSYIVKQRKIKYINNFSEINKEIDTVLISADSFDLGHLKELPKKIIFICEENFSLEHENYTLEFGSASIKIYRHT